One region of Paenibacillus polymyxa M1 genomic DNA includes:
- a CDS encoding FDLD family class I lanthipeptide yields the protein MKNQFDLDLQVAKNEVAPKEVQPASGLICTPSCATGTLNCQVSLSFCKTC from the coding sequence ATGAAAAATCAATTTGATCTGGACTTGCAAGTAGCCAAAAATGAGGTTGCTCCTAAAGAGGTTCAACCAGCTAGCGGTCTTATCTGTACTCCTTCCTGTGCAACAGGTACTTTGAATTGCCAAGTTAGCCTTTCCTTCTGCAAAACGTGTTAA